The Oxalobacteraceae bacterium OTU3CINTB1 genome includes a window with the following:
- a CDS encoding ABC transporter permease, translated as MRTLAALTIARYTLLEALRNRLLWLLLVMALGAVGVSGFLNELALTESRQLQAALLGAVLRLAAVFLIATFVVTSMVREANDKGLELLMALPLPRAVYLLGKLAGFAALAVLPAALFGALALFFAPPAQAALWAVSLLCECWIVAAFSLLCVLTLNQVLPALAAAFAFYLLARAVGTLQLLGHGAGAAHSAGQQALGAALDALALLLPHLDRFTRSDWLVYHDGGAADLVAIAAQTVIYVALMAAAGLFDLYRKQI; from the coding sequence ATGCGCACCCTGGCCGCCCTCACCATCGCCCGTTACACCCTGCTCGAAGCGCTGCGCAACCGGCTGCTGTGGTTGCTGCTCGTCATGGCGCTGGGCGCGGTCGGCGTCAGCGGCTTCCTGAATGAACTGGCGCTAACCGAGAGCCGGCAACTGCAGGCGGCGCTGCTTGGCGCGGTGCTGCGGCTGGCGGCGGTGTTTCTGATCGCCACCTTCGTCGTCACCAGCATGGTGCGCGAAGCCAACGACAAGGGACTGGAACTGCTGATGGCGCTGCCGCTGCCGCGCGCCGTGTATTTGCTGGGCAAGCTGGCCGGCTTCGCCGCGCTGGCGGTGCTGCCGGCCGCGCTGTTCGGCGCGCTGGCGCTGTTTTTCGCGCCGCCGGCGCAGGCGGCGCTGTGGGCCGTGTCGCTGCTGTGCGAATGCTGGATCGTCGCCGCCTTCAGCCTGCTGTGCGTGCTGACCCTGAACCAGGTGCTGCCGGCGCTGGCCGCCGCCTTCGCTTTTTATCTGCTGGCGCGCGCCGTCGGCACGCTGCAATTGCTCGGCCACGGCGCCGGCGCCGCGCACAGCGCCGGCCAACAGGCGCTGGGCGCCGCCCTCGACGCCCTGGCGCTGCTGCTGCCGCACCTGGACCGCTTCACCCGCAGCGACTGGCTGGTCTACCACGACGGCGGCGCCGCCGACCTGGTGGCCATCGCCGCGCAAACCGTCATTTACGTGGCGCTGATGGCGGCCGCCGGGTTGTTCGATTTGTACCGCAAGCAGATATGA
- a CDS encoding DUF1311 domain-containing protein, translated as MMGPVMTRYYLLVLLVALPLSALAKPVDCTDKPECWPEGSAMQMGLLLNQKLEKADKQMAAKHAELVSLVVASSSHATPVDERLIKALTSQQAAWALYRHEECELIGSLTGAGGRWPSTWAEQCVVNHTELRLRRIRSAIACIQKIPQNQRFSEQNRCLQQLAPLTNR; from the coding sequence ATGATGGGTCCTGTGATGACGCGGTACTATTTACTCGTTTTGCTCGTCGCCCTGCCGCTTTCGGCGCTGGCAAAGCCGGTTGACTGCACGGACAAGCCCGAATGCTGGCCGGAGGGTAGCGCAATGCAGATGGGGCTGCTGCTGAATCAAAAGCTGGAAAAGGCCGACAAGCAGATGGCGGCGAAGCACGCTGAACTCGTGAGCTTGGTTGTCGCGTCCTCCAGCCATGCCACGCCCGTCGACGAGCGACTGATTAAGGCGCTGACATCACAACAAGCGGCCTGGGCACTGTATCGTCATGAAGAGTGCGAGCTGATCGGCTCCCTGACCGGTGCGGGCGGCCGTTGGCCTTCCACTTGGGCAGAACAATGTGTTGTCAACCATACCGAACTTCGGCTGCGGCGCATACGGTCGGCCATCGCGTGCATTCAGAAAATCCCCCAAAACCAACGATTTTCTGAACAAAATCGCTGCCTCCAGCAACTCGCGCCGTTGACTAACCGTTAG
- a CDS encoding diguanylate cyclase translates to MSWTDLARNGRILVVDDAMENIQILHHALRDEQEVLFALDGEKALDIALAQQPDLILLDAVMPGMDGYAVCGALRASPRLQDIPIIFVTALSQPEDETRALEAGAVDFISKPFNIAVVRARVRSQLTIKRQADAMRELSLTDGLTGVANRRHFNDTIDAEWRRCARAGLPLSVIMIDIDHFKLYNDHYGHQAGDACLQQISAAMKGCASRPQDLLARYGGEEFILLLPQEGPEGTQVVASRILDEVRRLNLAHAASPTAPYVSISMGLATAMPPLDSQDSIAVVRAADARLYVAKQAGRNRYFAD, encoded by the coding sequence ATGAGTTGGACCGATCTGGCCAGGAATGGACGCATACTCGTGGTGGACGACGCCATGGAGAACATCCAGATCCTGCACCATGCGCTGCGCGACGAACAGGAAGTGCTGTTCGCCCTCGACGGCGAAAAGGCGCTCGACATCGCGCTGGCCCAGCAACCGGACCTGATCCTGCTCGACGCCGTCATGCCCGGCATGGACGGCTACGCCGTCTGCGGCGCGCTGCGCGCCTCGCCCCGTCTGCAGGACATCCCGATCATCTTCGTCACCGCCCTCAGCCAGCCCGAGGACGAGACCCGCGCGCTGGAGGCCGGCGCGGTCGACTTCATCAGCAAACCGTTCAACATCGCCGTGGTGCGCGCGCGCGTGCGCAGCCAGCTGACCATCAAGCGCCAGGCCGACGCCATGCGCGAGCTGAGCCTGACCGACGGCCTGACCGGCGTGGCCAACCGCCGCCACTTCAACGACACCATCGACGCCGAATGGCGCCGCTGCGCCCGCGCCGGCCTGCCGCTGTCGGTGATCATGATCGACATCGACCACTTCAAGCTCTACAACGACCACTACGGCCACCAGGCCGGCGACGCCTGCCTGCAGCAAATCAGCGCGGCGATGAAGGGATGCGCCTCGCGCCCGCAGGATTTGCTGGCCCGCTACGGCGGCGAGGAGTTCATCCTGCTGCTGCCGCAGGAAGGCCCCGAGGGCACGCAGGTGGTCGCCAGCCGCATCCTTGACGAAGTGCGCAGGCTCAACCTGGCGCACGCGGCCTCGCCGACGGCGCCCTACGTGTCGATCAGCATGGGCCTGGCGACGGCGATGCCGCCGCTCGACAGCCAGGACTCCATCGCCGTGGTGCGCGCCGCCGACGCCCGCCTGTACGTCGCCAAGCAGGCCGGCCGCAACCGCTACTTCGCCGACTGA
- a CDS encoding type II secretion system GspH family protein, with protein sequence MTSYPYMHSRHRQSGFTIVEIAIVLLVVGLMIGGLVAPLSSQLEQRRVSETVRAMDEAKEALLGFSLRNGYLPCPAISATDGREDRAGAVCNKRFGYLPWATLGVGRLDGWGRVLAYSVTPAFADSIAFFTLLTRRDITIATRNAGGGDLVPATDVDDIPAAIMSFGRNGYGGTSDQNTRILDAGNNNVDEKTNLQSGGVALISRPASTDPRGAGGEFDDIVTWISPNILYNRMVAAQKLP encoded by the coding sequence ATGACTTCTTATCCCTACATGCATTCACGCCACCGACAATCCGGTTTTACCATCGTCGAAATCGCCATCGTCCTGCTGGTCGTCGGCCTGATGATCGGCGGTCTGGTGGCGCCGCTGTCGTCGCAACTGGAACAGCGCCGCGTGAGCGAGACCGTACGCGCCATGGACGAGGCCAAGGAGGCGCTGTTGGGCTTTTCCTTGCGCAACGGCTACCTGCCCTGCCCGGCCATCTCGGCCACCGACGGCCGCGAGGACCGCGCCGGCGCGGTCTGCAACAAACGCTTCGGCTACCTGCCGTGGGCAACCCTGGGCGTGGGCCGGCTCGACGGCTGGGGCCGCGTGCTGGCCTACAGCGTCACGCCGGCGTTCGCCGACAGCATCGCCTTTTTCACGCTCCTGACCAGGCGCGACATCACCATCGCCACGCGCAACGCCGGCGGCGGCGACCTCGTGCCCGCCACCGACGTCGACGATATTCCGGCCGCGATCATGTCGTTCGGCCGCAACGGTTATGGCGGCACCAGCGACCAAAACACCCGCATCCTCGACGCCGGCAACAACAACGTCGACGAAAAAACCAACCTGCAAAGCGGCGGCGTGGCGCTGATCAGCCGTCCGGCCAGCACCGACCCGCGCGGCGCCGGCGGCGAGTTCGACGACATCGTCACCTGGATCTCGCCCAACATCCTGTACAACCGCATGGTGGCGGCGCAAAAGTTGCCGTGA
- a CDS encoding prepilin-type N-terminal cleavage/methylation domain-containing protein: protein MRTPPPTLLRQRGFTLVEIAIVLVIIGLLLGGVLKGQGLIDSARVKNIIQQSTSLTAAVNAYQDKFRALPGDDVQGTSHAPGATGNGNGDGQIAEYQLAPQHLALSGFITGSFNGTTDFMTSAQGGAVYIYNDVVGGRGGNGVRLDNLPDSFAEQVDSKLDDGKFNTGSVRATGPYTNDGSVIQRTALFF from the coding sequence ATGCGTACGCCCCCCCCGACCCTGTTGCGCCAACGCGGCTTTACCCTGGTTGAAATCGCCATCGTGCTCGTCATCATCGGTCTGCTGCTGGGCGGCGTGCTGAAGGGACAGGGCTTGATCGACAGCGCCCGCGTCAAGAATATCATCCAGCAATCGACGTCGCTGACGGCGGCCGTCAACGCCTACCAGGACAAGTTCCGCGCGCTGCCGGGCGACGACGTGCAAGGCACCAGCCATGCGCCCGGCGCCACCGGCAACGGCAACGGCGACGGCCAGATCGCCGAATACCAGCTGGCGCCGCAGCATTTGGCGCTGTCGGGCTTCATCACCGGCTCGTTCAACGGCACCACCGACTTCATGACCAGCGCCCAGGGCGGCGCGGTCTATATCTACAACGACGTGGTCGGCGGGCGCGGCGGCAACGGCGTGCGGCTCGACAATCTGCCCGATTCGTTCGCCGAGCAGGTCGACAGCAAGCTCGATGACGGCAAGTTCAACACCGGCTCGGTGCGCGCGACCGGGCCATACACCAACGACGGCAGCGTCATCCAGCGCACGGCGTTGTTCTTCTAA
- a CDS encoding response regulator, whose translation MPAPDKPSSPLPSIRAQIALLVLACALPAAVGFGAVVRQFYGRERATLMEDTRQAARMVAAAIDRDLIQSEGAAVALATSPSIREIDKGALRVQAGGLLGPQFPASQFLLSDETGGVAMHVGAPLPETFNQVNNSKRLMPLFHTARPQLSIIYVAGSALLAVDVPVFIDTHVAYAMTVLLKPDRLAAILRDEKIKPYQSMTLYDGDGTIVAQAGGPRQVLGQPADATLRARLLQASDALLVTEDTEGTPVYLSYSRSPASGATIAIATPQAKALEELLRAVTTISLAMGLVLLAGFSLAWMVGGRIARSVRDLVGPAEALASGAPFTLQPMSFREAQAVADAFHALEGDLRAHRHELEKLVDERTAQLEKSRAQLETLYATAPVGLSYVDSELRVIRINDYMAALNGQKVVAHLGRHLSDMITDTGVRQGVLADYRTVLDTGRPLTGIERSGYTAANPKQLSHWVLSYYPQFDQDGKVSAITSLLLDVTDQKRVAAELLQSRQLFSSVVEHMPAMIFLKRAADLRYDMFNRYGALLLGHTSGEPLIGKNDYDFVPAEQAELYAIGDRGVLASNPGEITEIAEEPITNSAGQTRYLTTRKVALRDEHGVATHVLGIALDITERKQAKEALRATVERLGESEQFVRTVTDNLPGMVAYWDAGLCCRFANRYFLEWHQMSPEQMMGARMADVLGERQYADNAPYVQAALNGEPQGFASELAWPSGQLSHTWVNYIPDVGQYGEVRGFFVLVSDVTELKETELHLQELNVELVQARDRAEAASRAKSEFLANMSHEIRTPMNAIIGLARLLQEAGLGPRERGYLDKIQLATHSLLSLVNDVLDFSRVEAGQLALEHANFQLEQILDSISVLISGSASDKGVELVFDIDPSLPNELAGDPMRLQQVLLNLLSNAVKFTAEGEVVLSVRRAATARPDERALLIEFRVRDTGVGIPAEQQAHIFDAFSQADSSTSRKFGGVGLGLAICRQLADMMGGAIEVRSEAGHGAEFLFACPFECLAAPAAPTVPLAAAALSLLIVDDSASVRAALQRACAHLGWRAAVAADAQAALAMLHESHQSGHPYDLLLLDRDMPGMDGPALLQNIHASMALPLPPVLMMVNEHLAAAEAQHAGSLGLAGILSKPVSPARLLERVAALMARGTADGGDGEDGAAAAPLSPLHGRLAGMRILLVEDNEINQEVAQYILLHAGATVDVRANGQLAVDLLTAEPTRYDVVLMDVQMPVLNGYDATAALRAAGLTLPVVAMTANVMEDDRRRAQAAGMDAHVAKPIDVEDLIAVLTGVMRSAPPVPAATAPRSPAEAVPAPATAAGAPATALPGIDVDAALARLGGDRSALDALLRRFEQSQGGTVDEVRALLADGRRQQAAQALHRLRGVASNLGAGDVSRLSSLAENALHQDNDADDGALNAALDQLATALGVVTASVRGMAAADADMPGGNTDASDLPQKLAELQGLLQNNNLKALEHFRELRPALPATAQAVALAEAVETLNFSTAAKLVEIMLQRKESA comes from the coding sequence GTGCCAGCGCCAGACAAACCCAGTTCCCCCCTGCCGTCGATCCGCGCGCAGATCGCCCTGCTGGTGTTGGCGTGCGCTTTGCCGGCGGCGGTCGGTTTCGGCGCCGTGGTGCGGCAGTTCTACGGCCGCGAACGCGCCACCCTGATGGAGGACACGCGCCAGGCGGCGCGCATGGTGGCGGCCGCCATCGACCGCGACCTGATCCAGAGCGAGGGCGCGGCCGTGGCGCTGGCGACCTCGCCCAGCATCCGCGAAATCGACAAGGGCGCGCTGCGGGTCCAGGCCGGCGGCCTGCTGGGGCCGCAGTTTCCCGCGTCGCAATTTTTATTGAGCGACGAAACCGGCGGCGTGGCCATGCACGTCGGCGCGCCGCTGCCGGAAACCTTCAACCAGGTCAACAACAGCAAGCGGCTGATGCCGCTGTTCCACACCGCCCGCCCGCAGTTGTCGATCATCTACGTGGCCGGCAGCGCCTTGTTGGCGGTCGACGTGCCGGTCTTCATCGACACCCACGTGGCCTACGCCATGACGGTGCTGCTCAAGCCGGACCGACTGGCGGCCATCCTGCGCGACGAGAAGATCAAGCCGTACCAGTCGATGACCCTGTACGACGGCGATGGCACCATCGTGGCCCAGGCCGGCGGGCCGCGCCAGGTGCTGGGACAGCCGGCCGACGCCACCTTGCGCGCCCGCCTGCTGCAAGCGTCCGACGCGCTGCTGGTGACCGAGGACACCGAGGGCACGCCGGTCTATCTCAGCTATAGCCGCTCGCCCGCCAGCGGCGCCACCATCGCCATCGCCACGCCGCAGGCCAAGGCGCTGGAGGAATTGCTGCGCGCCGTCACCACCATCTCGCTGGCGATGGGCCTGGTGCTGCTGGCCGGCTTTTCGCTGGCATGGATGGTCGGCGGGCGCATCGCGCGCTCGGTGCGCGACCTGGTCGGCCCGGCCGAGGCGCTCGCCAGCGGCGCGCCGTTCACGCTGCAACCGATGAGTTTTCGCGAGGCCCAGGCGGTCGCCGACGCCTTCCACGCGCTCGAGGGCGACCTGCGGGCCCACCGCCACGAGCTGGAAAAGCTGGTCGACGAGCGCACCGCGCAGCTGGAAAAATCGCGCGCCCAGCTCGAAACCCTGTACGCCACCGCGCCGGTAGGCCTGAGCTACGTCGACAGCGAATTGCGGGTGATCCGCATCAACGACTACATGGCCGCGTTGAACGGCCAAAAAGTGGTGGCGCATCTGGGCCGCCACCTCAGCGACATGATCACCGACACCGGCGTGCGGCAAGGAGTGCTGGCCGATTACCGCACCGTGCTCGACACGGGCCGGCCGCTGACCGGCATCGAGCGCTCCGGCTACACGGCGGCCAACCCCAAACAGCTGTCGCACTGGGTGCTGAGCTACTACCCGCAGTTCGACCAGGACGGCAAGGTCAGCGCCATCACCAGCCTGCTGCTGGACGTGACCGACCAGAAGCGCGTCGCCGCCGAGCTGCTGCAGTCGCGCCAGCTGTTCAGCTCGGTCGTCGAGCACATGCCGGCGATGATCTTCCTCAAGCGCGCCGCCGACCTGCGCTACGATATGTTCAACCGCTACGGCGCCCTGCTGCTCGGCCACACCAGTGGCGAGCCGCTGATCGGCAAGAACGACTACGATTTCGTGCCGGCCGAGCAGGCCGAGCTCTACGCCATTGGCGACCGCGGCGTGCTGGCCTCGAACCCCGGCGAGATCACCGAGATCGCCGAGGAGCCGATCACCAACAGCGCCGGCCAGACGCGCTACCTGACCACCCGCAAGGTGGCGCTGCGCGACGAACACGGCGTGGCCACCCACGTGCTGGGCATCGCGCTCGACATCACCGAGCGCAAGCAGGCCAAGGAGGCGCTGCGCGCCACCGTCGAGCGCCTCGGCGAGAGCGAACAATTCGTGCGCACCGTGACCGACAACCTGCCCGGCATGGTAGCCTACTGGGACGCCGGCCTGTGCTGCCGCTTCGCCAACCGCTACTTCCTCGAGTGGCACCAGATGAGCCCGGAGCAAATGATGGGCGCGCGCATGGCCGACGTGCTCGGCGAGCGGCAATACGCCGACAATGCGCCCTACGTACAGGCCGCGCTCAACGGCGAGCCGCAGGGCTTCGCCAGCGAGCTGGCTTGGCCTTCCGGCCAGCTGAGCCATACCTGGGTCAACTACATCCCCGATGTCGGCCAGTACGGCGAGGTACGCGGTTTCTTCGTGCTGGTGTCGGATGTGACCGAACTGAAGGAGACCGAACTGCACCTGCAGGAATTGAACGTCGAACTGGTGCAGGCGCGCGACCGCGCCGAGGCCGCCAGCCGCGCCAAGAGCGAGTTCCTGGCCAATATGAGCCACGAGATCCGCACGCCGATGAACGCCATCATCGGCCTGGCGCGGCTGTTGCAGGAGGCCGGGCTGGGGCCGCGCGAGCGCGGCTACCTGGACAAGATCCAGCTGGCCACGCACTCACTGCTGAGCCTGGTGAACGACGTGCTCGACTTCTCGCGGGTCGAGGCCGGCCAGCTCGCGCTCGAGCACGCGAACTTCCAGCTCGAACAGATCCTCGACAGCATCAGCGTGCTCATCAGCGGCAGCGCCTCCGACAAGGGCGTCGAACTGGTGTTCGACATCGACCCGAGCCTGCCCAACGAACTGGCGGGCGACCCGATGCGGCTGCAGCAGGTGCTGCTCAACTTGCTGAGCAACGCCGTCAAGTTCACCGCCGAGGGCGAGGTGGTGCTGTCGGTGCGGCGGGCCGCCACGGCGCGCCCGGACGAGCGCGCGCTACTCATCGAGTTCCGCGTGCGCGACACCGGCGTCGGCATCCCCGCCGAGCAGCAGGCCCACATTTTCGACGCCTTCTCGCAGGCCGACAGCAGCACCAGCCGCAAGTTCGGCGGCGTCGGGCTGGGGCTGGCGATCTGCCGCCAGCTGGCCGACATGATGGGCGGCGCGATCGAGGTGCGCAGCGAGGCCGGCCACGGCGCCGAGTTCCTGTTCGCCTGCCCGTTCGAATGCCTGGCCGCGCCGGCGGCGCCGACCGTCCCGCTGGCGGCCGCCGCGTTGTCGCTGCTGATCGTCGACGACAGCGCCAGCGTGCGCGCCGCGCTGCAACGGGCCTGCGCCCACCTGGGCTGGCGCGCCGCGGTCGCCGCCGACGCCCAGGCGGCGCTGGCCATGCTGCACGAGAGCCATCAATCGGGACACCCCTACGACCTGTTGTTGCTTGACCGCGACATGCCCGGCATGGACGGGCCGGCGCTGCTGCAAAACATCCACGCCAGCATGGCGCTGCCGCTGCCGCCGGTGCTGATGATGGTCAACGAGCACCTGGCGGCGGCCGAGGCCCAGCACGCCGGCAGCCTGGGACTGGCCGGCATCCTGTCCAAGCCGGTGAGCCCGGCGCGGCTGCTCGAACGCGTCGCCGCGCTGATGGCCCGCGGCACTGCCGACGGCGGCGACGGCGAGGACGGCGCCGCGGCGGCGCCGCTGTCGCCGCTACACGGCCGCCTTGCCGGCATGCGCATCCTGCTGGTCGAGGACAACGAGATCAACCAGGAAGTGGCGCAATACATCCTGCTGCACGCCGGCGCCACCGTGGACGTGCGCGCCAACGGCCAACTGGCGGTGGACCTGCTGACGGCCGAACCGACGCGCTATGACGTGGTGCTGATGGATGTGCAGATGCCGGTGCTCAACGGCTATGACGCCACGGCGGCGTTGCGCGCGGCCGGCCTGACGTTGCCGGTGGTGGCGATGACCGCCAACGTCATGGAGGACGACCGCCGCCGCGCCCAGGCCGCCGGCATGGACGCCCACGTCGCCAAGCCGATCGACGTCGAAGACCTGATCGCCGTCCTGACCGGGGTGATGCGCTCGGCACCGCCGGTGCCGGCCGCCACGGCGCCCCGGTCCCCGGCCGAGGCGGTCCCGGCGCCGGCCACGGCCGCCGGCGCGCCCGCCACCGCCCTGCCCGGCATCGACGTCGACGCCGCGCTGGCACGCCTGGGCGGCGACCGCAGCGCCCTGGACGCGCTGCTGCGCCGGTTCGAGCAATCGCAGGGCGGCACGGTCGACGAGGTGCGCGCGCTGCTGGCGGACGGACGGCGCCAGCAGGCAGCGCAGGCACTGCACCGGCTGCGCGGCGTGGCCTCCAACCTGGGCGCGGGCGACGTTTCCCGGCTAAGTTCGCTTGCAGAAAACGCCCTTCACCAGGACAATGACGCCGACGATGGCGCGCTCAATGCCGCGCTCGACCAGCTGGCGACGGCGCTCGGCGTGGTCACCGCGTCCGTGCGCGGCATGGCGGCGGCGGACGCCGATATGCCCGGAGGCAACACCGATGCGTCCGATTTACCGCAAAAGCTGGCGGAGCTTCAAGGTTTGCTTCAGAATAACAACTTGAAAGCTTTGGAGCACTTCCGGGAGCTGCGGCCCGCCCTCCCAGCGACGGCGCAAGCGGTCGCCCTGGCGGAAGCAGTTGAAACACTCAATTTCAGCACTGCGGCTAAACTGGTGGAGATTATGTTGCAGCGAAAGGAAAGTGCATGA
- a CDS encoding DUF4892 domain-containing protein — protein sequence MRTPRLLAFTLITGIAGLAPFAHGQMPAQDTVKGAKDHPLLSRFEGSKLVGYGLKEFDEVLLPAGKRIANKDGKAAFESALQLEGKYTRIAYNYPKERSSLEVMRNYQAALDKAGLKVLFTCVKEACGGNFGEYFLDNRVGDNFIKGGEANWSPFNNGRNDSRYLVAKGTRPDGALVHVGVYVVSPVQDKNGGVYLEIVEAKAMEGGKVSASLNAADMAKGIAAEGKVAVYGVYFDTDKAEVKAESKAALAEMAKLLQQDPKLKVYVVGHTDNQGGLAHNVDLSQKRADSVVKALAADYKIDAKRLSAKGVASYSPVASNDADAGREKNRRVELVKQ from the coding sequence GTGCGCACGCCTCGACTTCTCGCCTTCACGCTAATCACCGGCATTGCCGGTCTCGCACCCTTCGCCCACGGCCAGATGCCGGCGCAGGACACGGTCAAGGGCGCCAAGGACCACCCTTTGCTGTCGCGCTTTGAAGGATCGAAGCTGGTCGGTTACGGCCTCAAGGAATTCGACGAAGTGCTGCTCCCGGCGGGCAAGCGTATCGCCAACAAGGACGGCAAGGCCGCGTTCGAGAGCGCGCTCCAGCTCGAAGGCAAGTACACCCGCATCGCCTACAACTATCCGAAAGAGCGATCGTCGCTGGAAGTGATGCGTAACTACCAGGCAGCGCTCGACAAGGCCGGCCTGAAGGTGCTGTTCACCTGCGTCAAGGAAGCCTGCGGCGGCAACTTCGGCGAATACTTCCTCGACAACCGGGTCGGCGACAACTTCATCAAAGGCGGCGAAGCGAACTGGTCACCGTTCAACAACGGCCGCAACGACAGCCGCTACCTGGTCGCCAAGGGCACGCGGCCGGACGGCGCACTGGTCCACGTCGGCGTGTACGTGGTCTCGCCGGTGCAGGACAAGAACGGCGGCGTGTATCTGGAGATCGTCGAAGCCAAGGCCATGGAGGGCGGCAAGGTCTCGGCCAGCCTGAACGCCGCCGACATGGCCAAAGGCATCGCAGCCGAAGGCAAGGTCGCGGTGTACGGCGTCTACTTCGACACCGACAAGGCCGAGGTGAAAGCCGAATCGAAAGCGGCGCTGGCCGAAATGGCCAAGCTATTGCAGCAGGATCCCAAGCTGAAGGTGTACGTGGTCGGCCACACCGACAACCAGGGAGGGTTGGCGCACAACGTCGATCTGTCGCAAAAGCGGGCCGACTCGGTGGTCAAGGCCTTGGCGGCGGACTACAAGATCGACGCCAAGCGCCTCAGCGCCAAAGGCGTCGCCTCGTACTCGCCGGTAGCCTCCAATGACGCCGACGCCGGCCGCGAAAAGAACCGCCGCGTCGAGCTGGTGAAACAGTAA